One genomic segment of Myxocyprinus asiaticus isolate MX2 ecotype Aquarium Trade chromosome 14, UBuf_Myxa_2, whole genome shotgun sequence includes these proteins:
- the LOC127451708 gene encoding glycylpeptide N-tetradecanoyltransferase 1-like, translating into MADVNETAPKLKKETEVEDDHGHCRNCENEEHHSDDGEKGNPGAKKKKKNKVRTKSGGKDTVPDPLATANSLPADKLQEIQKAIELFSVGQGPAKTLEEATHRSYQFWDTQPVPKLGETVTSHGCIEPDKDNIREEPYSLPQGFTWDALDLGNSAVLKELYTLLNENYVEDDDNMFRFDYSPEFLLWALRPPGWLPQWHCGVRVNSNHKLVGFISAIPANVRIYDIEKKMVEINFLCVHKKLRSKRVAPVLIREITRRVNLEGIFQAVYTAGVVLPKPVSTCRYWHRSLNPRKLIEVKFSHLSRNMTMQRTMKLYRLPEAPKTPGLRTMTVKDIPAVHRLLKEYLSQFNLVPVMSPEEVQHWLLPQENIIDTFVVESPEGKVTDVLSFYTLPSTIMNHPVHRSLKAAYSFYNVHTTTPLLDLMGDALILAKTKGFDVFNALDLMENKTFLEKLKFGIGDGNLQYYLYNWKCPSMGSEKVGLVLQ; encoded by the exons ATGGCGGATGTGAATGAGACAGCACCGAAGCTGAAGAAAGAAACCGAGGTAGAAGACGACCACGGACATTGCAGGAATTGTGAAAATGAAGAGCATCACTCTGATGACGG GGAGAAGGGCAACCCAGGtgccaagaagaagaaaaagaacaagGTCCGGACAAAGTCCGGTGGCAAAGATACAGTACCAGATCCACTGGCCACA gCAAACTCCCTCCCTGCAGATAAGTTACAGGAGATTCAGAAGGCCATCGAGCTGTTCTCAGTGGGACAGGGTCCAGCTAAAACCTTGGAGGAGGCCACACATCGCAGTTACCAGTTCTGGGACACCCAGCCTGTTCCTAAACTTG GAGAGACGGTGACATCACATGGTTGCATTGAGCCGGATAAAGATAACATTCGAGAGGAGCCCTACAGCCTCCCACAGGGCTTCACCTGGGATGCTCTAGATCTGGGAAACTCTGCAGTG TTGAAAGAGTTGTACACTCTCCTAAACGAGAACTATGTGGAGGACGATGACAACATGTTTCGTTTTGATTACTCACCTGAATTTCTGCTCTG GGCTTTGCGTCCTCCAGGTTGGTTGCCTCAGTGGCATTGTGGAGTAAGAGTGAACTCCAATCATAAGCTAGTTGGTTTCATCAGTGCCATTCCAGCCAATGTACGCATCTATGACAT AGAGAAGAAGATGGTGGAGATAAATTTCCTGTGCGTGCATAAGAAACTTCGCTCGAAGCGAGTGGCTCCGGTACTTATCAGGGAGATCACCAGACGGGTAAACTTGGAGGGCATCTTTCAGGCTGTGTACACTGCAGGAGTGGTACTGCCTAAACCTGTGAGCACCTGCAG GTACTGGCACAGGTCACTGAATCCACGAAAACTAATTGAGGTGAAGTTTTCTCACCTGAGTCGGAACATGACTATGCAACGCACCATGAAGCTGTATCGACTGCCTGAG GCTCCTAAAACTCCAGGTCTGAGGACGATGACTGTGAAGGATATCCCAGCGGTTCACCGTCTGCTGAAAGAGTATCTGAGTCAGTTCAACCTGGTTCCTGTCATGAGCCCAGAAGAAGTTCAACATTGGCTGCTGCCCCAGGAGAACATCATCGACACCTTTGTAGTGGAG AGTCCTGAGGGGAAGGTGACCGATGTCCTGAGTTTCTACACGCTGCCGTCCACAATCATGAACCATCCTGTGCACCGCAGTCTGAAGGCAGCCTACTCTTTTTATAACGTACACACCACCACCCCCCTGCTGGACCTGATGGGAGATGCTCTCATCCTCGCCAAGACG AAAGGATTTGATGTCTTTAATGCACTGGACCTAATGGAGAATAAGACTTTTTTGGAGAAGCTCAAGTTTGGCATTGGAGATGGAAACCTGCAGTATTACCTCTACAATTGGAAATGTCCCAGCATGGGCTCAGAAAAG GTGGGTTTGGTACTGCAGTGA